GGAAGAGCGGGCTCGGAATCAGCTGGGTATGGTGAAAGAGGGTGAGTCTTTCTTTCAGCTGGTTCCCACATTGCCGGAACGATCGCCGACCAATACCGGCCAGTAATGGAACCATAGCGTTAATGAATTTCCCATCTGAGTTAAATTATCTCTACGGTGAACCGGCATCTTCCGCTGTTATCCGCACCCAGCCTGATGATTTCAGAGTCACAGAAGATCTGTCATTTGAGCCTGAAGGCAGCGGTGACCATGTATTCTTATATATCCGTAAAACCGGTGAGAATACTGACTGGGTGGCTCGCCAGCTAGCGCATTTCTGTCAGGTCAGTCCTCGTGAAGTGGGCTATGCCGGAAAAAAAGATCGCCATGCGGTGACTGAACAGTGGTTTAGCGTACATCTGCCGGGACGTTCGCCGCTTACCTGGTCATTGTTTGAAACCGATACAATTAAAGTACTTAAAGCGGTCAAGCATACCCGTAAACTACGCTTGGGAAGTCTCACCGGAAACCGGTTTCAGATCCGCCTGCGACAGGTAACGGAAGCTGATGCGCTTCCAGGTAGAGCCGAGCAGATCAAAAAGGGTGTGCCTAATTATTTTGGCGAGCAACGTTTTGGGCATCATCAGGGCAACCTGACTAAAGGTGCCGCTTTGATTGCCGGTAAGTTGAAAGAGCGACAGCGGCATAAGAAAGGTCTCTATATTTCAGCAGTACGCTCCTTTATGTTTAACCAGCTGGTATCTCAGCGTATCGAACAAGAGCTTTATGCTGCGCCTATGGCGGGTGACGTGTTGATGATCAATGGTAGTCAGAGCTGTTTTGTATATGATCCTGAAGACGCTGCTATAGCATCACGTTTATCCGCGGGTGAATTACATCTGACGGCGGCTATGTGGGGTCGGGGCCGTTCAATCTGTACTGATGTTGCGGCCGAATGGGAAGCCAGGCAATTGCAGGAGTGGCAGGAGCAGTTAGAAGGCCTGGAGCGTTTGGGGCTGAATCAGGAGCGTCGCGCTGCGCGATTATTGCCTGGTAATCTGGTGGTTGAACGAGAGGCTGAAGATCAGTTTGTGGTGTCGTTTGATCTTCCTGCAGGTAGCTTTGCAACCAGTGTCCTACGTGAGCTGGTACAAGTTAGCTCAGCGGCAGGTCCTAAGGAAGTGGAGACGGAATAATGAGGCTTCTGCTATCGAATGATGATGGAGTTCATGCTCCCGGACTGGAAATCCTGGCAAGAGTGCTGGGACAGGATGCTGAGCTGGATATTGTGGCACCTGATCGGAATCGTAGCGGTGCCAGTAACTCGCTGACCCTTGATCGCCCTCTGGAAGCGCACCATCATAAGAATGGTTTCATAGGTATTAACGGTACTCCGACCGATTGTGTCCATCTGGGGACCTCTGCTGTCTTTAATGCTGCGCCTGACATGGTCGTTTCCGGGATTAATTGCGGCGGAAACCTTGGCGATGACGTTATTTATTCTGGAACGGTTGCGGCAGCGATGGAAGGGCGCCATCTTCAGTTGCCGCCGATTGCTGTTTCTTCGGTTAGCAGTAATCCTCAGCACTATGATACGGCAGCGGAAGTAGTCAGGCAGCTGATAAAAGATATACGTAATCTTATCC
The genomic region above belongs to Amphritea japonica ATCC BAA-1530 and contains:
- the truD gene encoding tRNA pseudouridine(13) synthase TruD: MNFPSELNYLYGEPASSAVIRTQPDDFRVTEDLSFEPEGSGDHVFLYIRKTGENTDWVARQLAHFCQVSPREVGYAGKKDRHAVTEQWFSVHLPGRSPLTWSLFETDTIKVLKAVKHTRKLRLGSLTGNRFQIRLRQVTEADALPGRAEQIKKGVPNYFGEQRFGHHQGNLTKGAALIAGKLKERQRHKKGLYISAVRSFMFNQLVSQRIEQELYAAPMAGDVLMINGSQSCFVYDPEDAAIASRLSAGELHLTAAMWGRGRSICTDVAAEWEARQLQEWQEQLEGLERLGLNQERRAARLLPGNLVVEREAEDQFVVSFDLPAGSFATSVLRELVQVSSAAGPKEVETE
- the surE gene encoding 5'/3'-nucleotidase SurE translates to MRLLLSNDDGVHAPGLEILARVLGQDAELDIVAPDRNRSGASNSLTLDRPLEAHHHKNGFIGINGTPTDCVHLGTSAVFNAAPDMVVSGINCGGNLGDDVIYSGTVAAAMEGRHLQLPPIAVSSVSSNPQHYDTAAEVVRQLIKDIRNLILAPRTVLNINVPDLPLDQIKGIHVTRLGHRSLADSPVESIDPRGALRYWISGVGVAEDCGPGTDFFAVKSGYVSITPINIDMTQYSGMDNVGNWLEELT